A region from the Brassica napus cultivar Da-Ae chromosome C8, Da-Ae, whole genome shotgun sequence genome encodes:
- the LOC125591287 gene encoding pyrophosphate-energized vacuolar membrane proton pump 1-like, producing MVASAFLPELWTEILIPVCAVVGIVFSLFQWFIVSRVKVSGDQGASSSSGGAKNGYDDYLIEEEEGVNDQSVVAKCAEIQTAISEGATSFLFTEYQYVGVFMVFFAAIIFVFLGSVEGFSTESKPCTYDSTKTCKPALATAAFSTIAFILGAVTSVLSGFLGMKIATYANARTTLEARKGVGKAFIVAFRSGAVMGFLLAASGLLVLYITINVFKIYYGDDWEGLFEAITGYGLGGSSMALFGRVGGGIYTKAADVGADLVGKIERNIPEDDPRNPAVIADNVGDNVGDIAGMGSDLFGSYAEASCAALVVASISSFGINHDFTAMCYPLLISSMGILVCLITTLFATDFFEIKAVKEIEPALKNQLIISTAIMTVGIAVVSWVGLPSSFTIFNFGTQKVVQNWQLFLCVCVGLWAGLIIGFVTEYYTSNAYSPVQDVADSCRTGAATNVIFGLALGYKSVIIPIFAIAISIFVSFSFAAMYGVAVAALGMLSTIATGLAIDAYGPISDNAGGIAEMAGMSHRIRERTDALDAAGNTTAAIGKGFAIGSAALVSLALFGAFVSRAGVHTVDVLTPKVIIGLLVGAMLPYWFSAMTMKSVGSAALKMVEEVRRQFNTIPGLMEGTAKPDYATCVKISTDASIKEMIPPGCLVMLTPLIVGFFFGVETLSGVLAGSLVSGVQIAISASNTGGAWDNAKKYIEAGVSEHAKSLGPKGSEPHKAAVIGDTIGDPLKDTSGPSLNILIKLMAVESLVFAPFFATHGGILFKYL from the exons ATGGTGGCGTCAGCTTTTCTCCCGGAGCTCTGGACGGAGATCCTCATCCCTGTTTGCGCGGTGGTCGGCATCGTTTTCTCGCTCTTCCAATGGTTCATCGTCTCTCGCGTGAAGGTCTCCGGCGACCAAGGCGCATCCTCGTCTTCTGGCGGTGCTAAGAATGGCTACGATGATTACCTCATCGAGGAAGAGGAAGGTGTTAACGACCAGAGCGTCGTCGCTAAGTGCGCTGAGATTCAGACAGCTATATCTGAAG GTGCAACTTCATTCCTATTCACGGAGTACCAATACGTTGGTGTCTTCATGGTGTTCTTTGCCGCTATCATCTTCGTTTTCCTCGGCTCCGTCGAGGGATTCAGCACAGAGAGCAAGCCTTGCACCTACGACTCCACCAAAACCTGCAAGCCTGCTTTAGCCACCGCAGCTTTCAGCACCATTGCTTTCATCCTCGGTGCGGTCACCTCCGTTCTCTCTGGCTTCCTCGGCATGAAGATTGCCACCTACGCTAACGCTAGAACCACCTTGGAGGCCAGGAAAGGTGTCGGAAAGGCCTTCATCGTTGCGTTCAGGTCAGGGGCTGTGATGGGCTTCCTTCTCGCCGCTAGTGGTCTCTTGGTGCTGTACATTACCATTAACGTGTTCAAGATCTATTACGGTGATGACTGGGAAGGTCTTTTTGAGGCTATCACTGGCTACGGGCTTGGTGGATCTTCCATGGCTCTCTTTGGACGTGTTGGTGGTGGGATCTACACTAAAGCTGCTGATGTTGGTGCTGATCTTGTCGGTAAAATCGAGAGGAATATTCCAGAAGACGATCCAAGAAACCCAGCT GTTATTGCTGATAATGTGGGTGACAATGTTGGTGACATTGCTGGTATGGGATCTGATCTCTTTGGGTCATACGCTGAAGCGTCATGTGCTGCCCTTGTCGTTGCTTCGATCTCTTCCTTTGGTATCAACCACGATTTCACTGCCATGTGCTACCCACTGCTCATCAGTTCAATGGGTATCTTGGTTTGTTTGATCACGACCCTCTTCGCCACTGACTTCTTTGAGATTAAGGCTGTTAAGGAGATTGAGCCAGCGTTGAAGAACCAGCTCATCATCTCAACTGCTATCATGACCGTTGGAATCGCTGTTGTATCATGGGTTGGCTTGCCTTCTTCCTTCACCATCTTCAACTTTGGAACACAAAAAGTCGTGCAGAACTG GCAGCTATTCCTGTGTGTTTGTGTTGGTCTTTGGGCTGGACTCATTATTGGTTTCGTCACTGAGTACTACACTAGCAACGCCTACAG CCCTGTGCAAGATGTTGCAGATTCATGCAGAACTGGTGCTGCCACCAATGTCATATTTGGACTGGCTCTTGGTTACAAATCAGTCATCATTCCAATCTTCGCCATTGCTATCAGTATCTTCGTTAGCTTCAGCTTTGCTGCTATGTATGGTGTTGCCGTTGCCGCTCTAGGGATGCTCAGCACCATCGCCACTGGTTTGGCAATCGATGCTTACGGTCCCATCAGTGACAATGCTGGTGGTATTGCTGAAATGGCTGGAATGAGCCACCGCATCCGCGAAAGAACCGATGCTCTTGACGCAGCTGGAAACACCACTGCCGCTATTGGAAAG gGATTTGCTATTGGCTCTGCTGCGTTGGTCTCCTTGGCTTTGTTCGGTGCCTTCGTGAGCCGTGCAGGAGTCCACACCGTTGATGTTTTGACCCCAAAGGTGATCATTGGTCTGCTTGTCGGCGCCATGCTTCCTTACTGGTTCTCGGCAATGACGATGAAGAGTGTGGGAAGTGCAGCGCTTAAGATGGTTGAAGAAGTTCGCAGGCAGTTCAACACCATCCCTGGACTCATGGAAGGTACCGCAAAGCCTGACTACGCCACATGCGTCAAGATCTCCACCGATGCTTCTATTAAGGAAATGATTCCTCCTGGTTGCCTTGTCATGCTCACTCCTCTCATTGTTGGTTTCTTCTTTGGTGTTGAGACCCTCTCTGGTGTTCTCGCCGGATCCCTTGTTTCCGGTGTTCAG attgcCATCTCTGCATCTAACACTGGTGGTGCCTGGGACAACGCCAAGAAATACATTGAG gcTGGTGTGTCGGAACACGCAAAGAGTCTAGGACCAAAGGGTTCAGAGCCACACAAGGCAGCTGTTATAGGTGACACCATTGGAGACCCGTTGAAGGATACCTCAGGACCTTCGTTGAACATTCTGATCAAGCTCATGGCTGTTGAGTCTCTTGTGTTTGCTCCCTTCTTTGCCACTCACGGTGGTATCCTTTTCAAGTACCTCTAA
- the LOC125591290 gene encoding arogenate dehydrogenase 2, chloroplastic-like yields MTNYFNLLYGPCGCGIHQIRSSSSSPHIASLLLPQVVALHTHSSNHHKSLLHRHHRHHTMLLHFSPTKPLFSPPNLRRNPPAIAISPPRSLRIRAIDAAQIFDYETQLKSEYRKSSALKIAVLGFGNFGQFLSKTLVRHGHNLITHSRSDYSSAASSIGARFFHNPHDLCEQHPDVVLLCTSILSTESVLRSFPFQRLRRSTLFVDVLSVKEFPKTLFLKYLPKEFDILCTHPMFGPESGKHSWSGLPFVYDKVRIGGEDSRHERCDKFLKVFESEGCRMVEMSCEEHDKHAAGSQFVTHTMGRVLEKFGVESSPINTKGYETLLDLVENTSSDSFELYYGLFMYNQNALEQLERLDMAFESIKKELFGRLHQVYRKQMFGGGEGKKTEQKLLNDGVVRVKEESSSSSSS; encoded by the coding sequence AtgacaaattattttaatttactttACGGTCCTTGTGGTTGTGGTATTCATCAGATTCGATCGTCTTCCTCCTCTCCTCATAtcgcttctcttcttcttccacaagTTGTTGCTTTGCATACACACTCCTCAAATCACCACAAATCTCTTCTCCACCGCCACCACCGGCACCACACAATGCTACTCCATTTCTCTCCCACGAAGCCCCTCTTCTCTCCCCCCAATCTCCGCCGGAACCCACCCGCTATCGCCATTTCTCCGCCGAGATCCCTCCGCATCCGCGCCATCGACGCCGCCCAGATCTTCGACTACGAGACCCAGCTCAAATCCGAGTACCGCAAATCCTCCGCCCTCAAAATCGCCGTCCTAGGCTTCGGCAACTTCGGCCAGTTCCTCTCCAAAACCCTAGTCCGCCACGGCCACAACCTAATCACCCACTCCCGCTCCGATTACTCCTCCGCCGCCTCCTCAATCGGCGCCCGCTTCTTCCACAACCCCCACGACCTCTGCGAGCAGCACCCCGACGTCGTCCTCCTCTGCACCTCCATCCTCTCCACCGAATCCGTCCTCCGATCGTTCCCCTTCCAGCGCCTCCGCCGCAGCACGCTCTTCGTCGACGTCCTCTCCGTCAAAGAGTTCCCCAAGACCCTCTTCCTCAAGTACCTCCCCAAGGAGTTCGACATCCTCTGCACTCACCCGATGTTCGGACCGGAGAGCGGCAAGCACTCCTGGTCCGGCCTCCCTTTCGTCTACGACAAGGTGAGGATCGGAGGGGAGGATTCTCGGCACGAGAGGTGCGACAAGTTTCTCAAGGTGTTCGAGAGCGAAGGCTGTAGGATGGTGGAGATGAGCTGCGAGGAGCACGACAAGCACGCGGCTGGGTCCCAGTTCGTGACGCATACCATGGGGAGGGTGTTGGAGAAGTTTGGAGTCGAGTCTTCTCCCATTAATACCAAAGGTTACGAGACGTTGCTTGATTTGGTGGAGAACACGTCCAGTGATAGCTTTGAGCTTTACTATGGTTTGTTTATGTATAACCAGAACGCGCTTGAGCAGTTGGAGAGGTTGGATATGGCGTTTGAGTCTATTAAGAAGGAGTTGTTTGGGAGGTTGCATCAGGTTTATAGGAAGCAGATGTTTGGTGGTGGGGAGGGGAAGAAAACAGAGCAGAAGTTGCTTAACGACGGTGTTGTTCGCGTGAAAGAggagtcatcatcatcatcatcttcttaa
- the LOC106414046 gene encoding F-box/kelch-repeat protein At1g15670, translating to MELIPDLLDTLARECLLRTSYKQFPLISSVCKVWKREISLPDFLRHRKASGHSQELVVLSQARVNPVSQLGSGKTIPTPVYRISVLEPESGLCTELPPVPRKSNGLPLFCRLASVGTDLVVIGGLDPVTWRTSDSVYIFSFLTSTWRSGTSMPGGPRSFFACASDSERNVFVAGGHDEDKNALTSAIMYDVAEDRWALLPDMGRERDECSATFHAGKFHVIGGYSTEEQGQFSKTAESFDVTMRQWGQETKDFLAHGITWPPVCAAAENGELYACCRRDLMLKSGDTWQKVVNLPDDVCNVSYMAVRRSGNVVVIGSARYGEPSVGYNWDMSNSRWAKLETHEKYEGHVQAGCFLEI from the coding sequence ATGGAGCTTATACCTGATCTTCTGGATACCCTAGCCCGCGAGTGTCTCCTACGCACCTCCTACAAGCAATTTCCTCTGATCTCCTCCGTCTGCAAAGTCTGGAAGCGAGAGATCAGTCTCCCTGATTTTTTACGACACCGGAAAGCTTCAGGACATAGCCAGGAGCTTGTTGTCTTGTCTCAAGCTCGTGTCAACCCGGTTTCACAACTCGGATCGGGAAAGACCATCCCCACGCCAGTGTACCGGATCTCTGTTCTCGAACCAGAGTCCGGTTTATGCACCGAGCTGCCTCCGGTTCCCCGAAAATCCAACGGGTTGCCTCTGTTTTGTAGATTAGCTTCTGTCGGGACGGATCTTGTTGTGATTGGTGGACTTGACCCGGTCACATGGCGGACTTCTGACTCGGTCTACATCTTCAGCTTCTTGACTTCCACGTGGCGTAGCGGGACAAGCATGCCAGGTGGACCACGGTCCTTCTTCGCCTGCGCTTCGGATTCTGAACGGAACGTGTTCGTGGCCGGTGGACACGACGAAGACAAGAACGCGCTGACGTCAGCTATAATGTATGACGTGGCGGAAGATAGATGGGCTTTGTTGCCAGATATGGGCCGTGAGCGAGACGAATGCTCGGCGACTTTCCATGCTGGCAAATTCCACGTCATTGGTGGTTACTCCACGGAGGAGCAAGGGCAGTTTAGTAAAACCGCTGAATCTTTCGACGTCACCATGCGGCAGTGGGGTCAAGAAACGAAAGACTTTCTCGCTCACGGGATTACATGGCCACCGGTCTGTGCAGCCGCTGAGAACGGTGAGCTCTACGCTTGCTGCCGTCGTGATCTGATGCTGAAGAGTGGTGACACATGGCAGAAAGTTGTGAATCTACCTGATGACGTGTGCAATGTATCATACATGGCGGTAAGGAGGTCTGGGAATGTGGTCGTGATCGGTTCGGCCCGGTACGGCGAACCAAGTGTAGGGTATAATTGGGATATGAGCAACTCTCGATGGGCAAAACTGGAAACACATGAAAAATATGAAGGCCACGTTCAAGCTGGTTGTTTCTTGGAGATATAA
- the LOC125592034 gene encoding uncharacterized protein At3g60930, chloroplastic-like — MDHPKEGSGESGMPPSASGAKLLKVKQEIGAKMRKGKKTAREAIATRVSKRKKKDDSSGSSPHSPSLLKNQDVVNLMVQALGQKELGRACNSDETPETAPEGWFCCHEKYISKSHLRFPLPTLLLDLLDHYQLALSQLCPSVIRVINGFITRSKEEGESASKEGGTGTYYLPSRPNHVIFRFSSSDDDWRKKYFYVKVDPSTVPVGILGICFFVLFIYGRVTFCSDLLAEIEDPPKLSTKLTRALYRKLQQSPCTWVAYTTSRISAARFPDTYNASFQDPIPAENLEISAGDSVVSISTGASASGTEKSQPGDMTLRPSFRSRGNPSKAASASRGSDRNQGGSFLISMKEVLDDGGSKPVVETTPTEVVAQDAAPLPEVQVPEADYQAPKGTSEIEPSRHKRPRIDQGGASIRSSSSSSRGGTVGWSFTHSKPGSILDDSWGLAAIMRHLKSVGCPLPALKDLTNRDEYLDIAHCMGQLAGAVNRAQLRFENALCAAPNAGELAEVTEMVKAAKTDLDQARVRISELEAEVTRLGSKADAQQGEIESQKLDIQVKSRRINDLEAARKIAEHQVRELIASSRDSQKNKEAEEER; from the exons ATGGATCATCCGAAAGAAGGTTCCGGGGAATCCGGGATGCCTCCCTCTGCTTCTGGAGCTAAACTACTGAAAGTTAAGCAAGAAATCGGAGCCAAGATGAGGAAGGGGAAAAAGACAGCCAGGGAGGCAATCGCGACCAGAGTTTCTAAACGGAAGAAGAAAGACGATTCTAGTGGGAGCAGTCCTCACTCGCCTTCGTTGCTGAAAAATCAAGACGTGGTTAACCTCATGGTTCAAGCTCTCGGCCAAAAGGAGCTTGGCCGTGCCTGTAATTCTGACGAAACCCCCGAGACCGCTCCGGAGGGTTGGTTCTGTTGCCATGAGAAGTACATCTCCAAGTCTCACTTGAGATTTCCTCTTCCGACCCTACTGCTTGATCTACTAGATCATTATCAGTTAGCCCTTTCCCAACTCTGTCCCTCGGTTATCCGGGTGATAAACGGCTTTATCACTAGGTCCAAAGAGGAGGGG GAAAGCGCCTCTAAGGAGGGTGGTACCGGGACCTACTACCTCCCTAGTCGTCCCAATCATGTTATCTTCAGATTCTCTAGTAGTGATGATGACTGGAGGAAGAAGTATTTTTACGTTAAAGTTGATCCTTCGACGGTTCCTGTGG GAATTCTAGGGATAtgcttttttgttttattcatttatggCCGAGTAACCTTTTGCTCTGATTTACTTGCAGAAATCGAAGATCCCCCGAAGCTCTCTACCAAGCTCACCAGGGCTCTATACCGCAAGTTGCAACAGAGTCCCTGTACCTGGGTGGCCTACACCACTTCTCGAATAAGTGCAGCCAGATTCCCAGATACCTACAACGCCTCTTTCCAAGATCCCATTCCTGCTGAGAACCTTGAGA TTTCGGCAGGCGATTCGGTTGTATCGATCTCAACTGGTGCTAGTGCTTCGGGAACTGAAAAGTCTCAGCCAGGTGACATGACTCTGCGACCGTCATTCCGTTCTAGGGGTAACCCCTCTAAAGCTGCCAGTGCTTCTCGTGGAAGCGACAGGAACCAAGGAGGATCGTTCCTTATCTCAATGAAGGAAGTTTTGGACGACGGAGGATCCAAACCTGTTGTCGAGACTACTCCAACTGAGGTTGTAGCTCAGGATGCTGCTCCTCTCCCTGAGGTCCAGGTGCCGGAGGCTGACTACCAGGCTCCGAAGGGTACCTCTGAGATCGAGCCGTCGAGACACAAGAGGCCCAGGATCGATCAGGGCGGAGCTTCCATccgttcttcttcctcgtcctctagaGGAGGGACTGTTGGGTGGAGCTTTACCCATTCGAAGCCTGGGTCGATCCTGGATGACTCTTGGGGCCTAGCTGCGATAATGAGGCACCTGAAGAGCGTGGGATGTCCCCTTCCAGCGCTCAAGGACCTGACTAACCGAGATGAGTATCTCGATATTGCCCACTGTATGGGTCAG TTGGCTGGGGCTGTTAACAGGGCCCAGCTCAGGTTTGAGAATGCTCTGTGTGCTGCCCCCAATGCTGGTGAACTTGCTGAGGTTACCGAGATGGTTAAGGCAGCCAAAACCGATCTTGACCAAGCCCGGGTTCGAATTTCTGAACTCGAAGCCGAAGTGACGAGGCTAGGCTCGAAGGCCGATGCTCAGCAAGGAGAGATCGAGAGTCAAAAGCTCGATATCCAGGTGAAGAGCAGGAGGATCAATGATTTAGAGGCTGCTCGAAAGATAGCTGAGCATCAAGTACGTGAGCTCATTGCCTCATCCCGGGATAGCCAGAAGAACAAGGAAGCTGAA GAAGAAAGATGA